The following is a genomic window from Microvirga ossetica.
GCCGACCTGCAGGATCTCATTGTGTGCAGAACTGGTGAGGGCGCTGGTTCGCTCGACATCAGCCGGCCCGCACAGGAGGCCGAAGGTGTCCTTCTCGGGATCCCCACTCAGGACCCCGACCTGAACGACCAGAGTAGAGCCGCATGCGGCCAGAGCCGGTCCGGCAGTTGTGAGAACAAGAGCAGTGGCTGCAAGGATGAAGAGAGGACGTCTGGGCATAGCTTCGCCTCCTCCGGAACCAATCGGGTTCCGCAATGATGAGAGTCTTGACGGACTAGTTTTGCTGGATTAAAAGTTTTAGCGAGAGAAAGATTTCACGAAATCATCATTCTGTCAAATGTAGAGATCTGATGGCGAGAGACTACCGGATGCAGAAGCGGGCGGAGGCCCGTGACCAGGTCCGCGAGCGGATCGTGGAGGCGACGATGCGGCTCCACGACGAGAAGGGGGTGGTTCCCACAACCTTCGCGGAGATCGCGGAACGCGCCGGTGTCGGGCCGGCCACGGTCTCCCGGCATTTCCCCACGCTCGGTGACCTTGTGCGGGCCTGCGGCGCGCATGTGTGGCTCGAGATGCGCCCCCCGACTCCCGACGCTGTTGCTTCGGTGTTCGCTGAAGCCAAGACGGGCCGCGATCGGCTCGTGCGCCTGGTCGAGGAGCTGGATGCCTTCTACGCCCGGGGCGCACACCGCCTCGCCCTCGCGGCGCGGGATCGCGACCTCGTGCCCGAACTCGACGGTTTTCTCACCGCTGTGGAGGCCGGCGTTGAGGCGCTGGTCAGGGAGGCGCTGGCGCATACCGAGGATGGTGAGCACGTCATCCAAGTCGCCGTCGCGTTCACCAGCTTTCAGGTCTGGACGCAGTTCACACGAGTTGATCTCGCTCCTGCGGAATTGACCCGATTGAAAGTCAAGATCCTGGAATACGCACTCAAGGCTGCGCGGCAGGTCTAGTCCACGAGGGGTCCGCTCGAGGTTACACAATGCCTGCTTCCGCAAATTGAACATACCGAAATCTGGGAAGGTCCGCCTCTGTGAAGGGTTTCGGATGCCGGCCATCGCGACGTAGGCACATGCACTGGGGCCGGCGTCCGGAAGCCTCCAGGGAAGATGCTATGGGACCGGCGGCGAGGATATCATATCCATCGGCGCTGAGATGAACCGATGGAGTGTCTCCCATGCAGAAGCTGAACGACCTGAGCCGGTCCCTCGCTCCCCTCGAACCGGACAGCACACTGATCTGCGTGATCGAACTGAGCCTGAAGAGCTGGCTCGTCGCCGGCATCGTGCCTGGCGTCGAGCGCCAGCCGTTGAAGAAGCTCGCGATCGACGAGGACGCCTTGCTGAAGCTGCTGCATCGATGGCGAGACGAAGCAGAGAAGGCGGGCCGCAGGATCAAGCGCATCGCTGTCGCCTTCGAGGCTGGCCGGGACGGCTTCTGGCTGGCGCGCTGGCTCAGGGCGCGCGACATCGAGGCCCATGTCATTCACGGATCGAGCGTCGCCGTATCGCGTGAACACCGCCGCGCTAAGACCGACCGACTGGACACCGAGCTGCTCAAACGCGCCTTTCTCGGCTGGCTGCGTGGCGAGCGCGATCACTGCAAGATGGTCGCAATCCCGACCATCAGGGAGGAAGATGCCAAGCGGCCCAACCGCGAGCGCCTCGTGCGAGAGCAGAGCCGGATCATCAACCGCATGAAAGCCACGTTGATCCGGCTCGGCATCCGCAGCTTCAATCCCAAGCTGAAGAAGGCCGCCGAACGCCTTGAAGGACTGCTCACCCCCGAGGGCGAGGCGATCCCGCCCAATACCTTGGCTGAGCTCCGTCGCGACATCGAACGCCGGCGGCTCGTGCGCGAGCAGATCCGCCAGATCGAGGATGCCCGCCTGGACCGTCTCGAGCAAGCACCCTGCGACGGGCCCCATGCCATGGTGCGCCTGTTGGGGCGCATCATGGGGGTTGGCATTGAGACGGCCGACATGCTGGTGCAAGAGGTGCTGGCGCGGCACTTGCGCGACCGACGAGCCGTCGCGCGTTATGGGGGCCTCACAGGCTCGCCCGATGAGAGCGGCACAAGACGTCGGGAGAAAGGGCTGGCCCGTTCTGGTAACGCTCGCGTTCGGCGCGGCATGATCCAATTGGCCTGGCGCTTTCTCATCTTCCAGAAGAACAGCGCCTTGGCACAATGGTTTCGAGCCCGCACCGAGAACGCTCGCGGCACGCGCAAGACCATGATTGTGGCTCTGGCGCGCAAGCTCCTGGTCGCCCTGTGGCGGTTCGTGCGAGAGGGAATTGTGCCTGACGGCGTCGTTCTGCGCCCTGCACAATGATCGGAGGACGCTCAAAATCCCCAGCAATTTCAGCCCGGTCCGTCCTCTTGTGACGGTTCGCCGCTGACGGTTCGAGGTGGCGGGATCCCGATGTGGTTCCTTGGCTTTCATGCCGAAGGGAAGAATGGGTCCGCTGCTTTGGAGCTTCGCCGCCGATGCGCATGACTGCATCATGGTTCGGGGTCATTGGACCCACCGAATACAAGGCTGTGGCGCGATGACTCGGCGCCCGTGGCATGGCTCCGCTCTATCCTCGGTCGGTTTGACACGGCTGATCCCGTCGCGGGCAGATCGGCTGGGAATGCTCCGCATTCCGGTCCTGGACGCTTGGCCAAGGAGCAAGAAAGAGAGGCAGACCACGTCGCTCTTGACAACAAACGTCCCATACAAGGAACCTGCGGAACAGTTGGGCGCCGCGCGTGGTGCGCTCATCTATGGGGATTTGGGCGCTTTGGATCGGGGACTGGATCGGCGTCGACGCGTCCAAGCCAGCGGAGTGGCGGCGATGAGCCGGAGCGGGGCATCATCGCCGTGGCCGAGTTGGCGCGACGGTGACCATTGATGCTCCATTCGCGGGGTATACGCCTCATTCGGCCGAGTGCCCGGGTGGCTGGCGCAGGACCAACGGCGGTGACGAACAGCAGGGCGGCAGCGTCGTGGGGCCATCGGTTTCATGAGGTGTCGACCCGGATCACAGCACTCGGGGACGATGGCCGGTGTATTGGCGAAGACCCGCGCGCGAACCGCTCGATGATGATCATGCGCCCGCCGCAGCAGGGACAGGGCTGCGTCAGGCATGGTGGAGCTGTGGCGCCAGTCGGGTCTGCGGTCACCGTTGCACAGGGCTCACGCGCACCAAGCAGCGCGCGGGCTCGCGTCAGGTTGGCGGCGCGTGAGCCGTGAGCGAAGAGGCCATAATGCCGGATGCGATGGAAGCCGCGCGGGAGCACGTGAAGCAGGAAGCGGCGGATGAACTCGTCGACAGCCAGCGTCATCGTCTTGCAGCGGGCGCGACCCTCAACCCGATAGTCCTTCCAGGTGAACGTCACGCCGCTGTCGTCGGCGCGGATCAGCCGGCTGTTCGAGATCGCAACCCGGTGCGTGTAGCGGGCGAGGTAGGCCAGAACGGCCTCCGGTCCGGCAAACGGCCGCTTGGCATAGACGAACCACCTGATCTTGCGCAGACGAGCCAGGAAAGCTGCGAACGCTTTGGGACCGGTCAGATCCGCGTGGTCGCCGAAGAACCGCAGTTGCCCGGCCGCATAGGCCGTGGCGAGCTTCTCCAGGATCAGCCGCCGGAACAGCTTTGAAAGGATCCGCACGGGCAGGAAGAAGTTCGGCCGGCATGCGATCCATCGCGTGCCGTCAGGGGACAGCCCACCGCCCGGCACGATCATGTGCACGTGCGGGTGATGCGTCATCGCCGAGCCCCAGGTGTGCAGCACGGCGGTGAGGCCGATCCGCGCCCCGAGATGCTTGGGATCGGCCGCGATGGTAAGGGTCGTCTCGGCCGCGGCCTTGAACAGGAGATCGTAGATCACGGCCTTGTTGGGAAAGGCGAGAGCGGCGAGAGCGGCTGGCAGTGTGAACACCACGGGGAAGTAGGGCACGGGCAGCAGTTCGGCTTCGCGCTGTGCGAGCCAGTCCCGGGCCGCCGCGCCCTGGCATTTGGGGCAGTGCCGATTGCGGCAGGAGTTATAGGCGATGGTCGTGTACGTGCAGTCTGCGCAGCGCGCGACGTGCCCGCCGAGAGCCGCCGTGCGGCAGGTCTCGATTGCGCTCATCACCTTGAGCTGGCCGAGGCTCATATGCCCGGCATTGGCGCGGCGCCACGCCGGTCCATGGTCGCGGAAGATGTCCGCGACCTCCGGCCCTGGACGGGCCAAGACGACCTCGCCTTACGCGGGCGGCTGATGCTCCGGTCTCAGCAGGGTAAGCCGATCGAGTGGGCTCATGACGGCGCGGATCGTGGAGGTGGCGACACGGGTGTAGAGCGCAGTGGTCTCGAGTTTGGCATGCCCGAGCAGGACCTGGATCACGCGAATGTCGATGTTCTGTTCCAGCAGATGCGTGGCGAAGCTATGCCTGAGCGTGTGCGGGCTCACGCGCTTGGTGATCCCGGCCTGCTGCGCGGCCGCATGGAAGGCGCGGTTGAGCTGGCGCGTGGTGAGCGGGTTGACCGGGTTCTGGCCGGGAAAGAGCCAGACCAGGGGCCGCGCGATCCGCCACCAGTCGCGCAAGAGTTCGAGCAATTGCGGGGAGAGCATCGCATAGCGATCCTTGCGGCCCTTGCCCTGCTCGATGCGGATGAGCATGCGCTGAGAGTCGATATCGCAGACCTTGAGCGACACGACTTCCGACACCCGCAGCCCAGCGCCATAGGCCGCGCTCAGAGCTGCCTTGTACTTGGGGCCCGGGGCCGCCTCGAGAAGGCGAGCCACTTCCGCCGGGCTCAGGACGAGGGGTACTTTGCGCGGCTCGTGGACCAAGGTGAGACGCCGAGCCAGATCGATCCGATCGAGGGTGACGGTGAAGAAGAAGCGCAGGGCCGCGACCGCCGCGGTGCGGCTCGGTGGGGTCACGCCGCTTTCGGTCAGGTGCAACTGGAACTGCCGCACATCCTCAGGCGAGGCGGTCTCCGGCGAGCGGCCGAGGAAGGCCGCGAAGCGTCTGACCTGGCGGATGTAATCAGTGCAGGTCTTCTCGACGAAATGGCGCACCGTCATGTCGTCGATCATGCGCTGGCGCAGCGGGCTGATGGCTGTCTCGGACATCGAAGGCTCCTGTCGTGAGGTGGAGGCACCACACCCCTCGATCCTCAAGACAGGACCCAGCCCTGTCATCGTGTGCCGTTCAGCGGGTTACCGCCCCCAAGCCATGGCACCGCCCCAGCCGCAGTGCCCTCCCGCGCGAGCGGGTTCGTTCTCTGGCCCAGAGCGGAGGCAAGCCGAACTTCCGCCCTGAGGTCGAATGCAGTCGTTCGTGCCAAGCGCTGTAGGTCGAGTTGCGGGAAGAACTTTTGGTACACAAAGCTGGTCCAAAGCATGTTTTGCCCCCAGCCTATCTCTTTGTTTTTCTTGAATACTGCGCCATGTGGTTCTCCTTCCCTCGGCTCCATTACGGCTCCGATTGGACGCATGGGCGCCTGACGTTTTGCTGGAACATGAAGAAACGGATTGTCGGCTTTCACCTTGACGAAGAACAGCACTGGGTTGCTGAACTTGAATGTGGCCACAACCAACATGTCCGCCATAATCCGCCTTGGACCAATCGTCCGTGGGTGATTACAGAGGAAGGCCGCGAGAGGGCGCTAGGCCACGAGCTGAACTGCAAGAAGTGCGACGTCGGGGCGCCACCGGACCGGAGTGATCTGCATTAATGCCTCAGCTGGCACAGAGCCGAAGTACACCAAGCGTCCGCAGGCGTGGGGTCAGCAGACCTTTACACGGTCACGCTTAACGGCTCAGTTTGACCCGCACCGGACGTTTGGCCGACGCCGGGAAGCGGACCATCGTTGATCTGACAAAACTCGAACACTTCGGCCTAATCCGAATGCTTTGATCGGCGATGGAACACCAGTGCGCAGTCGCGCACCCTGCAGCGGTATTCTACTCCGCATCTGATCGAAGCTGAGGATAAGTCGCACGGGCACTACCACCTCACGGACCATCCCTGATATGTTTGTTCCGTCGCCGACTTCGCCTTGAGGACCAGCCCGGCGGCGCGAGCTAAGCGAAGCCCAGAGACGATCGAGTGGGAAACCGTTCTCGCCAACCTCCGCCGCAATCCTTGGAAGGCCGCTTCAGGTTCGCCGAGGATTCTGTTCGGGTCCAAGGAGGGCCCCTCGAATCCCGTCTTCGACCTGCTAGGGACATCGAGACCGGGGAGCAGTATCTCGTCAGGTTATTCCCGAAGACCGGCACGGCCATCGACGAGGATCTCCGTAGGCTCGTCGACGGTGGCCTGCGCCGCATTCGCCGCGTCCTCTCTTCGCGACGGGCTAGGGACGTTCTCGTTGAGGTTATTGAGGTCGTCGAGGACAAGCATGAGCTCGGCATCGTCATGCTCGATCCCGGGGCTCCGTTGCTCGGCTCGCCGCGGAGGGCACAGGCGAGGCGCCAATTTTGCATGACGAACGGCGGCCGCCGGGATTTTTGGCGGAACGTATCCCGGGTGGTCGAGGCCCTCACGTATTGCCACGACGCTGGCATCGTTCACGGCGCCATCGACGAGCTTGCAATCTTCGCCGGCGACGACCAGGCGCCGAGCTATCGGCTGGGCGGCTATGAGGCCTGCGTACACATCACGGACGATGATCTGGTTCCCTCTGGGATGGCCTTGCGGACATCGAACTCCATCTCTTTCCGTCAGGATCTGGCCGACCTGGCGAGGGTCGTCCGCTCGGTCCTCGGGCTCGGGGCGCCGGATGCCCCCGTCTTGACGAGCATCGAGCAGCGCATTTTGGCCAGGATGGCCGACCCGCCGCACTATCAGCTCTACGACGCTCACGTAGCCTTAGAAGATCTGACCGAAGTCGTCGAGGAGCTCGATCGGCTGGGCGCGAGCGTTGAAGGCGAGCTGGTGCTCTACCCCGTGAAAGAGGTCCTGAGAAGCGACCTTCCGTCGTTGGCCTCCGGCGCAATCTTGGCGGACGACACGGATGCGTTCATGCGGTTCGTCGCGGACGACCTGCTCAGGCCGGACACGCGCGCGGTCGTCGACGATGCGCGCACGGTCCGACTCGTGACCGATCTCGCAACGTACAGGGTCGAAATTGTCGATAGCCGGATCGGCATGATCGTGCGTGGCGCGAAGCGGCGGCCTCAAGACGCCATCGCAGATGCGTTCGAAATCAAACGGCGGGTCTATCTCGCAAGGAATCACGGCGCGGCAGCCGAGCGTGTCCGAAGGCTCGGCAACGGCGCTCTGTCCTGGGCCGGTCTGGGGCAGGCACGATCCGTTGTGGCGATGTTCGATGACCCCCCTTCGTGGCATGCGCTGATCCTGCTTGAGGCGTTCTCCTTGCTGAAGCAGCAGTTACGGACGTTCCCGGTCGATGTTTTGACGCCTCCCCAAGGCCGATCCGAACTCGTGTGGATCGCGCCCCGGAGCGACGCGGATGTAGAAGCGAGGCGGAAGCGGTTGAAGCTGCCGTCGCCGGCGGTCGCCCTCGCACGGGAGATGGACAACGACGAGGGGCGTCCGGATTGGACCGTCTCGTTCAGCGACACGTTGGGTCGGCCGAAGGAGCGTCTTCCCGAACTCGCGTTGGAGCAGATTGCGGAGGTCGGAGGCCGGCGTGCCTACGGGTTCAGGTCGAGCGAACCCGTCTTAGCGGAGAAACTTCTCTTCCTCCGTCCCCGCACTGATACGGGCACCGAGAGCGCGATCCGTCGCCGGCTGCAGAACGTCGTGGCCGCGAGGGCAAACGTCGAGCTTCTGAGGGCCCTCGACGATCCTGCGACCGTTGCGATGGAAGACGCCCTGCGGATGGTCGCGGCGCCCGACGATCCGCCCGACGGTCTCGACGACTCCAAGAAAGAGGCTTGGAAGGCCATTGCCGCAGGTCGCTCAATCAACGTGGTCGTCGGGCCGCCTGGTGTCGGCAAAACCTATCTCGTCGCGCAATTGATCGGAAGCATCCTTGTCCGGACGCCGAGCGCCCGCATCCTGGTCTCGTCTCAGAACCACGAGACGCTCATCTCGTTGGAGCACGAGCTGAAGGCAGTTTTGGCGCCGCTCGGGAAGATCGTCGTGCGCGTGCAAAAGTCCGACATCGAGGCTGACGCGACCCTCCTGAGGCGGACTTCGCAGGAGTTCCTGGAGGCGGTGTCACGCGCCGATATGTCCGGGCCGCTCGTCAATCCGTATCGCGAGATCCGGGAGGCGTTGCGACCGACCGACGAGGCCGAGCGAGCCGTCGCCGAGCGCGTCCTGCGCGACACCGACAGCCTGCTCCTGCGGTCGTCCGACGTGACGCTCGCGACGACCTCGTCGCCGTTCATCGAGGACATGATCGCCGATGGCGAGCAGTTCGATTGGGTCTTCGTCGAAGAGGCAGCCCGTGCCAACGGAGCCGAGCTGATCGGAGCGCTCCTCCTCGGCAATCGACGCGTAATGATCGGTGACCATCGCCAGTTGTCGCCTTTCGAAGCGAAGGAGCGGAAGAGGTTCTTCGAACCGTTCCGTGCGGAGGAGTTGCTCAAGGATGGAGCGGAGCGTCTCGCGTCCATCCCCGACCTCCCACCCGAGGTCGATGCGACGCTCGAACGCCTGAAGACAGACGGGACACTGCTGATCGACGTGCTCGCGGCTGCCACCCGCCTGGAGGAACCGTTTTGCTCCATTGCCGAGCGGGAGAAAGAACGCGAGGCCGAGGCGGGTCGTCCGAGTTCCATTGCAAAGACGCTGCGGGAACAGAGCCGCATGCATCCGACGATCTGTCGGGTTGTCTCCAAAACCTTCTACGACGGCGACCTTGTCCCGTCCGACCGGGTAAAGGGGCGGAAGGCGACGGTTGGCTCGCAGGCCGGTTTCCCCGCGTCGCCGATCGTCGTGCTCGACCTCCCCCCGCTCGGCACGTCCAAGGTTAGATCGTTCGAAAAGCGGAACAGGAAGGCACTGTCGAACCCCTCTGAGGCCGCGGCCCTGGTTGACGCGCTCATGGGCGTATGTCCCTCGGCCGGCCCGGACGAAAAGCCGCCAAGCCTCGTCGTGCTGGCGACCTATACCGGACAAGTCAAACTTCTCGAAAGTCTAATAATGCCGAAGGTGGACGCCGAGGGGCGGCTCCGCGGTTTCGTGTCACCGCGCGGCGACGGACGTTTCGTCTACACGAGCGACAGCTTCCAGGGCGGCGAGGCGGACGTCGTCCTGGCAAGCCTGGTGCGCAACAACGTGATGGTCGGCAAGCCGGCGCTAGGATTCCTCAGCAACCCGCAGCGTCTGAATGTCCTCCTTAGCCGGGCGAAGCAGAAGCTCGTTGTCGCGACGAGCCTCCGGTTCCTCTCGGACGTCGTGGACGGCACCGATCCCGACCGGGCGGGGGGAGACCTGGGCTTCATCCGCACGCTGGTCGGGGAATTGCGCGGGCTGACCGGCGAGCGGGTCGATGGCGGACCTCACGGTGTGACGATCCTGGCACGGGACGAGCGCGGGAAGAGCGTCCGATGACGATATACATAGCGGCGTGGCACTATCGGGCCCGCGTCATCGTCCAGAGGACCTGGGGTTGGAGCCCGGTGGAGGAGCTCGTGCTCCTGCATCTCGACGAGGCCCCGGGCACGATGGAGTCGGTGAAGGCTCGACTGGGCCTGAACGCCCAGGTCGTAGGTGCGACCCTGTCGCGCCTGATGCGATTTGGTCTGGTGGAGTTGCGGACCTCCCCCGTCCCGTTGCTGTCCACCAGTGCGTTGGGTCGGCAATTCATCCGCTCGGGACAACCCCTTCCGGAACGGACTGTCGACCGCGAGATTCCGGTGAACCTCGTCTACGAGCGTGTCGGCCGGTCGGTGTTTCGGCGGCGGGACGTGGACTTAATACCAGAGCGCGACGTCGGTCCCATCGACTATGCAGTGAGGTTCACCAGGGACGAGCCGGACGAGACCGACGAGACGATGGCTCTTCGGGTTGGCCGTTTCATGGCGGGGACGCTGCGGCCGGGCGAATGGCTGCGCGGCGTCCGTGCCGTCAACTCGGTCCTGCGACGTGGTTATCTCAGGATCGAGCTGAACAACGCGCGAAACGGGTGTTTCCCAAGGGTGCGAGCGACGAACTCGTCGGCGCCCTACGTGCGACCCTTAAGACCGGCCTCCCGCCTCTACTCGCCTCCGAGCCACAGGCGTCTGTGCTTCCGATCGAGACGGAATTCGACGCCGACGGGTTCCTTATAGGGTCGGCCGACCACGTCGACCGGTTCGTCGAGATCGTCGACCGCGCGGAGCAGGACGTGTTTGTCCTCTCGACGTTCATCGCGGCGCAAGCCGACGAGAAGGGGCGGGAACAGCGCGACCGCATCCTCGACGCCCTAGACAGGGCCATTAAACGCGGTGTCCGTTGCCACCTGTTCTTCGGGACGTCGCTCGACGAGCATGCCAAGCACGCGCACGCTATGGAGGAGATCCGGGTCAGGCTGTCGGCCGGGGGGCTCACCCGCGGATACCTTCAGGTGCATCGCGATCCCGTGAGGAGCCATGCCAAGATCCTGGCTGCCGACGACGGACGCGGCGGGGCCGTCGTCGTGATTGGTTCGTGCAACTGGCTGTCGTCCCCGTTCTCGGCTGTGGAGGTATCGGTGGTCCTGAGGGCGAGCGGAGCCGCGGCCGCGGCCTCGACGTCCTGCGCTCGATTTTGGCGCCTCTCCCGGATGCCAGTCGATCCCGGGAGAACCTGCGCTTCATGGCGGCCGAGTTGCGCCGTTCCTCGGAAGACGCCAGACTTCGCCGAACGCCGCCCTCCGGCCTTGCGAAGGCGCGTCTTTCCGTCGTTTACGCCGCCGATCACGAGCCGCTGCTCCGGAAGGCGGCTCACGATGCCGAGAGACGCTTCGTCTGCTGCACGCACAGGCTCGGCGCTCCGATGGTCCCGGCCTTGTTCATGCCGGCGGAAGTGGCGGGCCGTCGTCTGAACGATGTCAGGGTCCTCTACTCGCGCCAGACCGGGCCGGTGAAACGCCGCCACGTGTCCGAGCAGCGCGAGCGTCTCCATGGTTTGGTCGACGTGATCGGGGTGCGAGAGCCGCAGCTCCACTGTAAGTTCTTATTGTGGGACGACGACCATGTAGTGGTGAGCACGATGAATTGGGGTTCGCAATCGGGCAGGACCGACCATCCCTTGGACGAGATCGGCATCCACCTAGAAGGTCCAGGGCTAGCCGCGAGGCTCCTCGAACGGATCGAGCGGCTGCTGCCGCAGGTTTCCGATCGCTAGATACCTTCTGCGGTCGTGGGCAGGTCACCTGTGTGAAGCAGGGCTCCATGGCAGCCAACCTGAGCGGGTACCGTCCTCCTCGTCGAGGATAACTACTCGCATTGGCGATGGATAGAGCGGCAGGGAACGACGGCTCCTGGCACGCCTGAGACCGAAGCTCGAAGGCAGCAGTTCTCATCGAACCGGACGTTCTCAACGCGCAGGGAATCTCGGTTCCTGACCCACTCCGGACCATCCTGAGATTGGGACACATGGCTGTCGGAGCGACTGATCCGATTGGATGCGAAATTGTTGGCAGTCATCTCAGCCGCTAAGAAGCGCCTTCCACTCCCGGATTTGCCGATCAGAGCAGGAGCGCGGCGGATCTCCGAAGAGACGCTAATAGCCGATACCAGCCTTGGGATTCAGCGTCCAAGACCCCGCGGTCAGCGGGACCTCAGGTGAGGTCTCGTCCTCGATCATCCAGAGGCTCACAGGCGTGCCGTCGCGCGGCGCAGTGGCAGCCGAGGCTCATAGTCGTTCTCGACTGAGTTTAGACGGAGGCCAGACGCCATTGATTACAAATCGCAGAGGCGGCGGCGAACAAGGCTGCGCTTGTGAGGGCGGCGGCTGTGATTTCCGCGAGGATCTGGGCAAATGGCTCAACCTCGCTCATGTTATGAGAGATGGCTTCGTTTATCTCGTGCGCGCAGCCTAAGGCGACGCCGATAAGTGCGCCAGTGAGTGCCAACAGCTCGGTATCCCACTTCTTGCTGGCAGTTGGTTTGTCGGAGTAACCGTCGAGAGTGCGAGACAAGGCAGACCCTCCGGTGGACACCCTAGGCCGCTTCAACTGCTGGCCACTTCGCCTTGTTCCCGCAAGGATATTAAGAGGTACGCCCTGCTCCAGGTCGATCCGGTGCCGGATCGTTCGCGCGCAGTCGTCGTGCACGGCGCGGAGACCGTTCTGGCCGCGTCGATTTCGTGTCTCATCCGGTCAAGCAAACTCCGCACTGAAATCCAATTCCATACTGGGCGTTATGCGAAATTTGTGAACTATAGATGGTTGTTCCGGGTAAAGAGGATTTGGCTCTCGCTCGACCCACAGACCTTGAGACGGCAGTGATACAACCCGGCCAATCTGGCTACTGCGGCGCGGCGCTCCTCAAGGGTCGGATAATAGGGGGCGAAAGCCTGCTCAACCTCGGCTGTCGGAAGCAGCAGGGTTTCTCCGGAGCGCAGGCGTGCCAAGCGGTCTTGCAGGTCGTCGGCATTCATAGCGAATGATCGTCGCTATTCCCCCAACTTGTCAAAATCGCGCTGATCGGAAATTCGCCGTACCTTTCAAGCCGCCCATGTTCCCAGAGCGCTGATCACCTGAGCCATCCTGTAGGCTTTCGAGATAATGATCCCTCCGGGGACAGGCTGCATCTGCTCCGCATACCCTGTCACATACAGGACGGGTAGATCGGGGAAGCGCTCGCGAAAGGCCCGGGCCACCGCCCAGCCATTGGCTCCCGGCAGGCGAATGTCGGTCAGCAGCGCATCGACCGTAATCCCAGCTTGCAGGAGTTCCAGAGCCTGCCCGCCGCTGGCCGCCTCGGTGACCTCGAACCCGGCATCTTCCAATCCTGCCACAGCCATCTCACGAACAAAGGGATCGTCTTCGACTACCAGAATTTTCATGCTGCTCCTGCCCGATGGCCTGCATACATGGTCAGCCAGGTCCCCTCATCAACCCTATCCGATTCCATAAGGACACTTCGGCGGAATTTGTGGCTCGTGTACGTGAGCCCGCGTACGATCGGTGCCGTGCCAGACCTACGCCAAGAACCGCTGCTGGAGCTTCTTGGGAAGAACCACAGTCGAAGGCACATCGTCGAGCAGCGCCGAACAGGAATATTGCCTTCCGAACCTAGCCTCGTGGTGCGGGCTTCAAGGCCTCAGGGGAAGCATGCTAGTGGTCGTGCTGGCCTTGGCCGAGCAGGAGGACAAAGCACA
Proteins encoded in this region:
- a CDS encoding DEAD/DEAH box helicase, which produces MGNRSRQPPPQSLEGRFRFAEDSVRVQGGPLESRLRPARDIETGEQYLVRLFPKTGTAIDEDLRRLVDGGLRRIRRVLSSRRARDVLVEVIEVVEDKHELGIVMLDPGAPLLGSPRRAQARRQFCMTNGGRRDFWRNVSRVVEALTYCHDAGIVHGAIDELAIFAGDDQAPSYRLGGYEACVHITDDDLVPSGMALRTSNSISFRQDLADLARVVRSVLGLGAPDAPVLTSIEQRILARMADPPHYQLYDAHVALEDLTEVVEELDRLGASVEGELVLYPVKEVLRSDLPSLASGAILADDTDAFMRFVADDLLRPDTRAVVDDARTVRLVTDLATYRVEIVDSRIGMIVRGAKRRPQDAIADAFEIKRRVYLARNHGAAAERVRRLGNGALSWAGLGQARSVVAMFDDPPSWHALILLEAFSLLKQQLRTFPVDVLTPPQGRSELVWIAPRSDADVEARRKRLKLPSPAVALAREMDNDEGRPDWTVSFSDTLGRPKERLPELALEQIAEVGGRRAYGFRSSEPVLAEKLLFLRPRTDTGTESAIRRRLQNVVAARANVELLRALDDPATVAMEDALRMVAAPDDPPDGLDDSKKEAWKAIAAGRSINVVVGPPGVGKTYLVAQLIGSILVRTPSARILVSSQNHETLISLEHELKAVLAPLGKIVVRVQKSDIEADATLLRRTSQEFLEAVSRADMSGPLVNPYREIREALRPTDEAERAVAERVLRDTDSLLLRSSDVTLATTSSPFIEDMIADGEQFDWVFVEEAARANGAELIGALLLGNRRVMIGDHRQLSPFEAKERKRFFEPFRAEELLKDGAERLASIPDLPPEVDATLERLKTDGTLLIDVLAAATRLEEPFCSIAEREKEREAEAGRPSSIAKTLREQSRMHPTICRVVSKTFYDGDLVPSDRVKGRKATVGSQAGFPASPIVVLDLPPLGTSKVRSFEKRNRKALSNPSEAAALVDALMGVCPSAGPDEKPPSLVVLATYTGQVKLLESLIMPKVDAEGRLRGFVSPRGDGRFVYTSDSFQGGEADVVLASLVRNNVMVGKPALGFLSNPQRLNVLLSRAKQKLVVATSLRFLSDVVDGTDPDRAGGDLGFIRTLVGELRGLTGERVDGGPHGVTILARDERGKSVR
- a CDS encoding DUF3565 domain-containing protein, coding for MKKRIVGFHLDEEQHWVAELECGHNQHVRHNPPWTNRPWVITEEGRERALGHELNCKKCDVGAPPDRSDLH
- a CDS encoding TetR/AcrR family transcriptional regulator; the encoded protein is MARDYRMQKRAEARDQVRERIVEATMRLHDEKGVVPTTFAEIAERAGVGPATVSRHFPTLGDLVRACGAHVWLEMRPPTPDAVASVFAEAKTGRDRLVRLVEELDAFYARGAHRLALAARDRDLVPELDGFLTAVEAGVEALVREALAHTEDGEHVIQVAVAFTSFQVWTQFTRVDLAPAELTRLKVKILEYALKAARQV
- a CDS encoding tyrosine-type recombinase/integrase — its product is MSETAISPLRQRMIDDMTVRHFVEKTCTDYIRQVRRFAAFLGRSPETASPEDVRQFQLHLTESGVTPPSRTAAVAALRFFFTVTLDRIDLARRLTLVHEPRKVPLVLSPAEVARLLEAAPGPKYKAALSAAYGAGLRVSEVVSLKVCDIDSQRMLIRIEQGKGRKDRYAMLSPQLLELLRDWWRIARPLVWLFPGQNPVNPLTTRQLNRAFHAAAQQAGITKRVSPHTLRHSFATHLLEQNIDIRVIQVLLGHAKLETTALYTRVATSTIRAVMSPLDRLTLLRPEHQPPA
- a CDS encoding IS91 family transposase → MARPGPEVADIFRDHGPAWRRANAGHMSLGQLKVMSAIETCRTAALGGHVARCADCTYTTIAYNSCRNRHCPKCQGAAARDWLAQREAELLPVPYFPVVFTLPAALAALAFPNKAVIYDLLFKAAAETTLTIAADPKHLGARIGLTAVLHTWGSAMTHHPHVHMIVPGGGLSPDGTRWIACRPNFFLPVRILSKLFRRLILEKLATAYAAGQLRFFGDHADLTGPKAFAAFLARLRKIRWFVYAKRPFAGPEAVLAYLARYTHRVAISNSRLIRADDSGVTFTWKDYRVEGRARCKTMTLAVDEFIRRFLLHVLPRGFHRIRHYGLFAHGSRAANLTRARALLGAREPCATVTADPTGATAPPCLTQPCPCCGGRMIIIERFARGSSPIHRPSSPSAVIRVDTS
- a CDS encoding IS110 family transposase, encoding MQKLNDLSRSLAPLEPDSTLICVIELSLKSWLVAGIVPGVERQPLKKLAIDEDALLKLLHRWRDEAEKAGRRIKRIAVAFEAGRDGFWLARWLRARDIEAHVIHGSSVAVSREHRRAKTDRLDTELLKRAFLGWLRGERDHCKMVAIPTIREEDAKRPNRERLVREQSRIINRMKATLIRLGIRSFNPKLKKAAERLEGLLTPEGEAIPPNTLAELRRDIERRRLVREQIRQIEDARLDRLEQAPCDGPHAMVRLLGRIMGVGIETADMLVQEVLARHLRDRRAVARYGGLTGSPDESGTRRREKGLARSGNARVRRGMIQLAWRFLIFQKNSALAQWFRARTENARGTRKTMIVALARKLLVALWRFVREGIVPDGVVLRPAQ